The following coding sequences are from one Geodermatophilus normandii window:
- a CDS encoding VOC family protein: MIGQLHSVVVDAPDAHALATFYAELLGLEVSKGGPGDDWVVVSGQGHRLAFQQAPDLVPPDWPDPQRPQQFHLDVYVADVDEAEPRVLALGARKLPGGGGDFRVYADPVGHPFCLVWDA, from the coding sequence ATGATCGGTCAGCTGCACTCCGTCGTGGTCGACGCGCCGGACGCACACGCGCTCGCCACCTTCTACGCCGAGCTGCTGGGGCTGGAGGTGAGCAAGGGCGGTCCCGGTGACGACTGGGTCGTGGTCAGCGGCCAGGGGCACCGGCTGGCGTTCCAGCAGGCGCCGGACCTCGTGCCGCCGGACTGGCCCGACCCGCAGCGCCCGCAGCAGTTCCACCTCGACGTCTACGTCGCCGACGTCGACGAGGCCGAGCCCAGGGTGCTCGCGCTCGGCGCGCGGAAGCTGCCCGGCGGCGGGGGCGACTTCCGCGTGTACGCCGACCCGGTCGGCCACCCCTTCTGCCTGGTGTGGGACGCGTGA
- a CDS encoding PaaI family thioesterase: MSAELPGVDRASSSAFVAATGFDVGEVSGTRVTGTVELGPDQHTPWGVVHGGVYCAVIESAASIGASAAVADRGQFAVGVNNSTDFLRPVTAGRVDVVAEPVQQGRTLQLWLVQLTREDGKLVARGQVRLQNVPLPGA, translated from the coding sequence GTGAGCGCCGAGCTGCCCGGCGTGGACCGGGCCTCGAGCAGCGCCTTCGTCGCCGCCACCGGCTTCGACGTCGGCGAGGTCAGCGGCACCCGGGTCACCGGCACCGTCGAGCTGGGCCCCGACCAGCACACCCCGTGGGGCGTCGTCCACGGCGGCGTCTACTGCGCGGTGATCGAGTCCGCGGCGTCGATCGGCGCCAGCGCGGCCGTGGCCGACCGCGGCCAGTTCGCCGTCGGGGTCAACAACAGCACCGACTTCCTGCGGCCGGTCACCGCCGGGCGGGTCGACGTCGTCGCCGAGCCGGTCCAGCAGGGCCGCACCCTGCAGCTGTGGCTGGTGCAGCTGACCCGCGAGGACGGCAAGCTCGTCGCCCGTGGGCAGGTGCGGCTGCAGAACGTGCCGCTGCCCGGGGCGTGA
- a CDS encoding phosphotransferase family protein, protein MTGRAARAVAAAVAVATASGVRCGAPRVLHDGVNAVVHLAPAPVVARVATLTPLLRPDPARPFGREVALAAALAAAGAAVVPPSDLLPPGPHRHDGLTLTFWTHVAVLPRTPTPAEAAAELTALHRHLAALPVTGSPLDTPLDDLAVWTDRSGAWGVSPAVRARTAEELDELRPRLGGPAQVLHGDAHPGNLLATPDGWRWTDLEDTCTGPAAWDLACLRLTSRLDGRAALDAVGGPSDAELAPWLELRRLHARAWTTVVAGPAQTSGSAGSR, encoded by the coding sequence GTGACCGGGCGGGCCGCGCGGGCGGTGGCCGCCGCGGTCGCGGTGGCCACCGCCTCCGGCGTCCGGTGCGGCGCACCGCGGGTCCTGCACGACGGCGTGAACGCGGTCGTGCACCTGGCGCCGGCACCGGTGGTGGCGCGGGTGGCCACCCTGACGCCGCTGCTGCGACCCGACCCCGCCCGCCCGTTCGGCCGCGAGGTCGCGCTCGCCGCCGCCCTGGCCGCGGCGGGTGCCGCCGTCGTCCCGCCGAGCGACCTGCTGCCGCCCGGGCCGCACCGGCACGACGGGCTGACGCTCACCTTCTGGACGCACGTGGCGGTCCTCCCCCGCACGCCCACGCCCGCCGAGGCGGCCGCCGAGCTCACCGCCCTGCACCGGCACCTGGCCGCCCTCCCCGTGACCGGGTCGCCGCTGGACACCCCGCTCGACGACCTCGCGGTGTGGACCGACCGCTCCGGCGCCTGGGGCGTGTCCCCCGCCGTCCGCGCGCGGACGGCGGAGGAGCTCGACGAGCTGCGGCCGCGGCTCGGCGGTCCGGCACAGGTGCTGCACGGCGACGCCCACCCCGGCAACCTGCTGGCGACGCCGGACGGGTGGCGGTGGACCGACCTGGAGGACACCTGCACCGGCCCGGCCGCGTGGGACCTCGCCTGCCTGCGCCTCACCTCCCGGCTCGACGGCCGGGCGGCGCTGGACGCCGTGGGCGGTCCCTCCGACGCCGAGCTCGCGCCCTGGCTGGAGCTGCGCCGGCTGCACGCGCGGGCCTGGACGACGGTGGTCGCCGGTCCGGCTCAGACCAGCGGCAGCGCGGGTTCCCGGTAG
- a CDS encoding MSMEG_6728 family protein: MQTFLPVADFEESARLLDSPRLGKQRVETLQVLRALELPDYGWASHPVVHMWRGRTAALVVYGLAMVRVWRERGFADSTHTLIAEFAPDVEGASQDEMARAGLLPSWVGDDALHLSHRSNLLAKDPDFYRPLFQPLFGSEPDDLPYVWPGPDEVPPAPEPEGTRVWVVRPRAHNELGACLAAGVVGLGTQSGVDVDATGLSPAELRALAKEISGRRPSKDLRQLSTFLDEIRPGDPVALPIEHGAGLLVGEVLGDYLFDGRELLPHRRPARWDHVVPRAAARPPATLQDPRALFSVVIDPDVLPPSLAGTTYREPALPLV; the protein is encoded by the coding sequence ATGCAGACCTTCCTGCCGGTGGCCGACTTCGAGGAGAGCGCGCGGCTGCTGGACTCGCCGCGGCTGGGCAAGCAGCGCGTGGAGACGCTGCAGGTGCTGCGCGCGCTCGAGCTGCCCGACTACGGCTGGGCCTCGCACCCGGTCGTGCACATGTGGCGCGGGCGGACGGCGGCGCTGGTGGTCTACGGCCTGGCGATGGTCAGGGTGTGGCGCGAGCGCGGGTTCGCCGACAGCACGCACACGCTGATCGCCGAGTTCGCCCCCGACGTCGAGGGGGCCTCCCAGGATGAGATGGCCCGCGCCGGCCTGCTGCCCTCCTGGGTGGGGGACGACGCGCTGCACCTGTCCCACCGGTCCAACCTGCTGGCCAAGGACCCGGACTTCTACCGGCCGCTGTTCCAGCCCCTGTTCGGCAGCGAGCCCGACGACCTGCCCTACGTGTGGCCCGGTCCCGACGAGGTCCCGCCGGCTCCCGAGCCCGAGGGCACGCGGGTGTGGGTGGTCCGGCCGCGGGCGCACAACGAGCTCGGCGCCTGCCTGGCGGCGGGCGTCGTCGGCCTGGGGACCCAGTCGGGCGTCGACGTCGACGCCACGGGCCTGTCGCCGGCCGAGCTGCGGGCGCTGGCCAAGGAGATCTCGGGACGGCGGCCCAGCAAGGACCTGCGCCAGCTCTCGACGTTCCTCGACGAGATCCGCCCCGGTGACCCGGTGGCGCTGCCCATCGAGCACGGCGCCGGCCTGCTGGTCGGTGAGGTGCTCGGCGACTACCTCTTCGACGGCCGCGAGCTGCTGCCGCACCGGCGGCCGGCCCGCTGGGACCACGTGGTGCCCCGCGCCGCGGCCCGCCCGCCCGCGACGCTGCAGGACCCGCGCGCGCTGTTCTCCGTGGTGATCGACCCCGACGTGCTGCCGCCGTCGCTGGCCGGCACCACCTACCGGGAACCCGCGCTGCCGCTGGTCTGA
- a CDS encoding biopolymer transporter Tol — translation MSRDVEHTDDGRWVVVDGRRWRKADPALPDDVRARLLSHLGAARSAVRTAADPAAVRAARDRVQLAKTGLGERGPAWWDQDDDARRARWEEALEALGG, via the coding sequence ATGAGCCGGGACGTCGAGCACACCGACGACGGCCGCTGGGTCGTCGTCGACGGGCGGCGCTGGCGGAAGGCCGACCCGGCGCTGCCCGACGACGTCCGCGCCCGGCTGCTGTCGCACCTGGGCGCCGCCCGCTCGGCGGTACGCACCGCTGCCGACCCCGCGGCCGTGCGGGCCGCGCGCGACCGGGTGCAGCTGGCCAAGACCGGCCTGGGCGAGCGCGGCCCGGCCTGGTGGGACCAGGACGACGACGCCCGCCGCGCCCGGTGGGAGGAGGCGCTGGAGGCGCTCGGCGGTTGA
- a CDS encoding NAD-dependent protein deacetylase, with protein MTAALPAVASPAGLDELAGLVADGDVLVLSGAGLSTDSGIPDYRGATGSLRRHTPMTWQTFRRDPRGRHRYWARSYVGWPQMAAARPNAGHSAVARLQRAGLLGGVVTQNVDGLHQAAGARDVVELHGGLDRTVCLACGDVAGRAELHRRLRVANPGFGPRADEVNPDGDAELPDEVLDGFVMVDCTACGGGPLKPDVVFFGETVPRDRVDTCFRMLEDAGSLLVLGSSLTVMSGYRFVLRAAELGIPVGVVTLGPTRGDAKADVKVDAPLGEVLPELARRCGA; from the coding sequence GTGACCGCCGCCCTCCCCGCCGTCGCGAGCCCGGCGGGCCTCGACGAGCTGGCCGGCCTGGTCGCCGACGGCGACGTCCTCGTCCTCTCCGGCGCCGGCCTGTCCACCGACTCCGGCATCCCCGACTACCGGGGCGCCACCGGCTCGCTGCGCCGGCACACCCCGATGACCTGGCAGACCTTCCGGCGCGACCCGCGCGGGCGGCACCGCTACTGGGCGCGCAGCTACGTCGGCTGGCCGCAGATGGCCGCCGCCCGGCCCAACGCCGGGCACTCCGCGGTCGCCCGGCTGCAGCGCGCCGGCCTGCTCGGCGGCGTCGTCACGCAGAACGTCGACGGCCTGCACCAGGCGGCCGGCGCACGCGACGTCGTCGAGCTGCACGGCGGGCTGGACCGCACCGTCTGCCTGGCCTGTGGCGACGTCGCCGGCCGCGCGGAGCTGCACCGCCGGCTGCGGGTGGCCAACCCGGGGTTCGGCCCGCGCGCGGACGAGGTGAACCCCGACGGCGACGCCGAGCTGCCCGACGAGGTGCTCGACGGCTTCGTGATGGTCGACTGCACCGCCTGCGGCGGCGGCCCGCTCAAGCCCGACGTCGTCTTCTTCGGCGAGACGGTGCCGCGCGACCGCGTGGACACCTGCTTCCGGATGCTCGAGGACGCAGGCAGCCTGCTCGTCCTCGGCTCCTCGCTGACGGTCATGAGCGGCTACCGGTTCGTGCTGCGGGCCGCCGAGCTCGGCATCCCGGTCGGCGTGGTCACCCTCGGGCCCACCCGCGGCGACGCGAAGGCCGACGTGAAGGTCGACGCGCCGCTGGGCGAGGTGCTGCCCGAGCTCGCCCGCCGCTGCGGGGCATGA
- a CDS encoding SRPBCC family protein has translation MGQVVATAERTVRAPAERVRAALADYTGTRREVLPEQFSDYRVDAGGQGSGTRVHWRFAATSKRVREQDVEVTEPEGSLVERDTRSSMVTTWTVTPAGAGSSTVRVRTTWDGAGGVGGFFERTFAPRGLRRVYDDLLGRLERRLG, from the coding sequence ATGGGTCAGGTCGTCGCCACCGCCGAACGCACCGTCCGCGCACCCGCCGAGCGGGTCCGCGCGGCACTCGCCGACTACACCGGCACCCGGCGGGAGGTGCTGCCCGAGCAGTTCAGCGACTACCGGGTCGACGCCGGCGGCCAGGGCTCGGGCACCCGCGTGCACTGGCGGTTCGCCGCGACGTCGAAGCGGGTGCGCGAGCAGGACGTCGAGGTCACCGAGCCCGAGGGCAGCCTCGTCGAGCGCGACACCCGCTCGTCGATGGTCACCACCTGGACGGTCACCCCCGCGGGTGCCGGCAGCAGCACCGTGCGGGTGCGCACCACCTGGGACGGCGCCGGCGGCGTCGGCGGCTTCTTCGAGCGGACCTTCGCACCGCGCGGCCTGCGCCGCGTCTACGACGACCTGCTGGGCCGGCTGGAGCGGCGGCTCGGCTGA
- a CDS encoding alpha/beta fold hydrolase — translation MPVLPLRAPLSVARSGRGEPLVLLHGMGSSRRDFTAVVPELSERFDVLALDLPGCGESPHLEERPTVAAITDAVERTLDAEGVGRVHVLGNSLGARVALELARRGRARSVVAIAPSGLNVPPERVFQGTGMAVARVVMRTAAPLVEPLSRSRIGRSAMLAPLKAQPWSTSREEAIGAREGFSDARDYWRTLLHALLLDVPRGMDRIACPVTLVQGVADWISSGQTVRYLPLVPGSRFRPLVWAGHAPQSDRPRTVVRLVEETAGRAPADASAEEAPAVSAPRRPGTSSGTARRPSPR, via the coding sequence GTGCCCGTCCTCCCCCTCCGCGCACCGCTGTCCGTCGCCCGCTCCGGCCGGGGTGAGCCACTGGTGCTCCTGCACGGCATGGGCAGCTCCCGGCGCGACTTCACCGCCGTCGTCCCCGAGTTGTCCGAGCGGTTCGACGTCCTGGCGCTGGACCTGCCCGGGTGCGGGGAGTCCCCGCACCTGGAGGAGCGGCCGACCGTCGCGGCGATCACCGACGCCGTCGAGCGGACCCTCGACGCCGAGGGTGTCGGCCGGGTGCACGTGCTGGGCAACTCCCTGGGCGCCCGGGTGGCCCTGGAACTGGCCCGCCGGGGCCGCGCGCGGTCCGTGGTCGCCATCGCGCCGTCGGGGCTCAACGTGCCGCCCGAGCGCGTCTTCCAGGGCACCGGGATGGCGGTGGCCCGCGTGGTCATGCGGACGGCGGCCCCGCTGGTGGAGCCGCTGTCGCGCTCGCGGATCGGCCGCAGCGCCATGCTCGCCCCGCTCAAGGCCCAGCCGTGGTCGACGAGCCGCGAGGAGGCCATCGGCGCCCGCGAGGGGTTCTCCGACGCCCGCGACTACTGGCGCACGCTGCTCCACGCGCTGCTGCTCGACGTGCCCCGCGGCATGGACCGCATCGCGTGTCCCGTGACGCTGGTGCAGGGCGTCGCCGACTGGATCTCCTCGGGGCAGACCGTCCGCTACCTGCCGCTGGTGCCGGGGTCCCGGTTCCGCCCGCTGGTGTGGGCCGGGCACGCGCCGCAGTCGGACCGGCCGCGCACCGTCGTCCGGCTGGTCGAGGAGACCGCCGGCCGCGCTCCTGCCGACGCGTCCGCCGAGGAGGCGCCGGCCGTCAGCGCTCCTCGGCGTCCAGGTACGAGCAGCGGAACCGCGCGCCGGCCATCGCCTCGGTGA
- a CDS encoding allene oxide cyclase barrel-like domain-containing protein, translated as MRRPVLVVAVTALLLGLAGALSLSAVSRADDDRRDASTSLSFDVRFSPQTLVATNNERDPDSPLALGDANLFHDQLFVDGEQVGDEAGSCVIVALAPQILADCSIVVRLPDGHITGQFATSPGPDPKPIALTGGTGAYRGIGGEGTLVEFGDETGTLTLEVLFLDTRRGQD; from the coding sequence GTGCGCAGGCCCGTCCTCGTCGTCGCCGTCACGGCCCTGCTCCTCGGCCTCGCCGGGGCGCTGTCGCTCTCCGCCGTGTCACGTGCCGACGACGACCGCCGGGACGCCTCGACATCGCTGTCCTTCGACGTCCGGTTCAGCCCACAGACCCTGGTCGCCACGAACAACGAGCGCGATCCGGACAGCCCCCTGGCGCTCGGCGACGCGAACCTCTTCCACGACCAGTTGTTCGTGGACGGCGAGCAGGTCGGCGACGAGGCCGGGTCCTGCGTCATCGTCGCACTGGCTCCGCAGATCCTGGCCGACTGCAGCATCGTGGTCCGCCTCCCCGACGGCCACATCACCGGTCAGTTCGCCACGAGCCCCGGCCCCGACCCGAAGCCGATCGCCCTGACCGGCGGAACGGGTGCCTACCGCGGCATCGGCGGTGAGGGGACGCTGGTCGAGTTCGGGGACGAGACGGGGACCCTGACGCTGGAGGTCCTGTTCCTCGACACCAGGCGCGGGCAGGACTGA
- a CDS encoding ABC transporter permease yields MTTTTDRPRSAAAVGRSSGLRVTQRRVLAAEGIKLRSQRPVVWLLVISVLSIVAAALSSALTSTLADAPPEGEGGAADPLGAALTGVSFTQVLVVALGVLVVASEYSTGLFRATFTAVPKRLPVLWAKAVVTAGAVLVAALVAALASFLTARAVMSSADVNTSLGDPGVLRALVGSALYLALTAVMAVAFGSLLRSAIGAMAALFGLLFVLPLLGQLLPATEPYLPNNAGAAIMQISPPDGVLPPWAGLGVFGLQAAVALVAAAVALTRRDA; encoded by the coding sequence ATGACCACCACCACCGACCGTCCCCGGTCCGCAGCCGCCGTCGGCCGATCCTCCGGCCTGCGCGTCACCCAACGACGCGTCCTCGCCGCCGAGGGCATCAAGCTGCGCAGCCAGCGCCCAGTCGTCTGGCTGCTCGTCATCAGCGTCCTGAGCATCGTCGCGGCGGCGCTCTCCTCCGCGCTCACCTCCACCCTCGCCGACGCCCCGCCCGAGGGCGAGGGCGGTGCCGCGGATCCGCTGGGGGCCGCGCTGACCGGCGTGAGCTTCACCCAGGTGCTGGTCGTCGCACTCGGCGTCCTCGTCGTCGCCAGCGAGTACAGCACCGGCCTCTTCCGGGCGACCTTCACCGCCGTGCCGAAGCGGCTGCCCGTGCTCTGGGCCAAGGCCGTCGTGACGGCGGGCGCGGTCCTCGTCGCCGCACTGGTGGCCGCGCTCGCCTCCTTCCTCACGGCGCGAGCCGTCATGTCGTCCGCGGACGTGAACACGTCCCTGGGTGATCCGGGGGTCCTCCGAGCGCTCGTGGGCTCCGCGCTGTACCTCGCTCTCACGGCGGTCATGGCGGTGGCCTTCGGCTCGCTGCTGCGCAGCGCGATCGGTGCCATGGCGGCCCTGTTCGGCCTGCTGTTCGTGCTGCCGCTCCTCGGCCAGCTGCTGCCGGCGACCGAGCCGTACCTCCCGAACAACGCCGGGGCCGCGATCATGCAGATCAGTCCCCCGGACGGTGTGCTGCCGCCCTGGGCCGGCCTGGGGGTCTTCGGCCTCCAGGCCGCCGTCGCCCTGGTCGCCGCCGCTGTCGCCCTGACCCGTCGCGACGCCTGA
- a CDS encoding ABC transporter ATP-binding protein, which produces MIEIRNLTKVYGATRAVDELTVTVRPGRVTGFLGPNGAGKSTTMRAIVGLDRPTSGEVLVSGRRYADHPAPMGEVGALLDAKAAHPGRTALTHLRALAVTNGIPRSRVDDVIAMVGLQEVANRRVGGFSLGMAQRLGIAAALLGDPEVVLLDEPVNGLDPDGIRWIRGFLRGLAAEGRTVFVSSHLMSEMALTADHLVIVGRGRLLADVSMEEMTASASGQVRVRSPQADELARLLSGNGAAITQSGPDLLSIAGRTSTDIAETALSARILLTELTPVHASLEDAYLALTEHDVQYRAIDHDRTAPGRAAA; this is translated from the coding sequence ATGATCGAGATCCGCAACCTGACCAAGGTCTACGGAGCGACCCGCGCCGTCGACGAGCTGACCGTGACCGTGCGTCCCGGGAGGGTGACCGGGTTCCTCGGCCCCAACGGCGCCGGGAAGTCCACGACGATGCGCGCCATCGTCGGTCTCGACCGCCCCACCAGCGGGGAGGTCCTCGTCTCCGGACGGCGCTACGCCGACCACCCCGCCCCGATGGGCGAGGTCGGGGCCCTCCTGGACGCGAAGGCCGCGCACCCGGGCCGCACGGCCCTGACACACCTGCGCGCACTGGCCGTGACCAACGGCATCCCCCGGAGCCGCGTCGACGACGTCATCGCCATGGTCGGTCTCCAGGAGGTCGCCAACCGGCGGGTCGGCGGGTTCTCCCTGGGGATGGCGCAGCGCCTCGGCATCGCCGCCGCCCTCCTGGGCGACCCCGAGGTCGTCCTGCTCGACGAGCCGGTCAACGGGCTGGACCCCGACGGCATCCGCTGGATCCGCGGGTTCCTGCGCGGCCTCGCAGCCGAGGGGCGCACGGTCTTCGTCTCCTCGCACCTGATGAGCGAGATGGCGCTGACCGCCGACCACCTGGTCATCGTGGGCCGCGGCCGGCTGCTGGCCGACGTCTCCATGGAGGAGATGACCGCCTCCGCGTCCGGACAGGTCCGGGTCCGCAGCCCGCAGGCCGACGAACTCGCCCGCCTGCTCTCCGGGAACGGCGCGGCGATCACGCAGTCCGGGCCCGACCTCCTGTCGATCGCCGGACGCACCAGCACGGACATCGCCGAGACCGCGCTCTCGGCCCGGATCCTGCTGACCGAACTCACCCCGGTCCACGCCTCGCTGGAGGACGCCTACCTGGCGCTGACCGAGCACGACGTCCAGTACCGCGCCATCGACCACGACCGCACCGCCCCTGGGAGGGCCGCCGCATGA
- a CDS encoding response regulator transcription factor, translating into MALRVVLADDNFLVRQGTAALLAEAADVDVVALAEDGPSLVQVVRATAPDAVLTDIRMPPTWTDEGLRAAKQIRRDHPGTGVVVLSQYAEPADVMDLLSGGVAGLGYLLKERIGRLDELVAALEAVCRGGSALDPQVVEALVTRRREQERSPLAALSERELAVLREMATGKSNAAIARALHVSERAVEKHTNALFAKLGVSEEPDVNRRVLAVLRFLEAATPD; encoded by the coding sequence ATGGCCCTGCGGGTGGTCCTCGCCGATGACAACTTCCTGGTCCGTCAGGGCACGGCGGCGCTCCTGGCAGAAGCCGCGGACGTCGACGTCGTCGCGCTGGCGGAGGACGGTCCGTCACTCGTGCAGGTCGTCCGGGCCACCGCGCCGGACGCGGTGCTCACCGACATCCGCATGCCCCCGACCTGGACCGACGAGGGTCTGCGGGCGGCGAAGCAGATCCGCCGGGACCATCCCGGCACCGGCGTGGTCGTGCTGTCCCAGTACGCCGAACCGGCCGACGTCATGGACCTGCTGTCCGGTGGCGTGGCCGGCCTGGGCTACCTGCTGAAGGAGCGGATCGGGCGCCTCGACGAGCTGGTGGCCGCGCTGGAGGCGGTGTGCCGCGGTGGGTCCGCGCTCGATCCGCAGGTGGTGGAGGCCCTGGTGACCCGCCGCAGGGAGCAGGAGCGCTCACCTCTGGCCGCGCTCTCGGAACGGGAACTCGCCGTGCTGCGCGAGATGGCCACCGGCAAGAGCAACGCGGCGATCGCCCGTGCGCTCCACGTCAGCGAACGAGCAGTGGAGAAGCACACCAACGCGCTGTTCGCGAAGCTCGGGGTGAGCGAGGAGCCGGACGTCAACCGCCGGGTGCTCGCCGTGCTCCGCTTCCTGGAAGCGGCCACACCCGACTGA
- a CDS encoding sensor histidine kinase, producing the protein MATGDRHPRTTVGARLVVAVCLAGYVLAIYWVLVLGGGMLLGSRPPSVPLAVVATAVVAVTFEPVRRHLSRRWLTSPYDVLAEFSHQVAGAAATAELGPRMARLVAEATGSRRVEVWLRREDSADEDLAARWPSDADPIPTSGAGVQRHDVRHAGEVIGHVVRDAGGASTRLSPVEQRLLEDLLASAGLALRNLVLTAGLQRHIEQTVERSAELRASRQRIVAASDVARRRLERDIHDGAQQHLVALTVNLGLAATLAGRDPTRAAALVAELRPAAQAALATLEQLSRGVYPRLLAEAGLAEALRGAWATSPVPVQVVDRTERRFPAEVESAAYFCCLEAVQNAVKHSRPTSVQVRLAGTGPALSFEVRDDGTGFDPTGALHGAGLANMRDRVESLGGTLTMDSRPDAGTRVRGRVPVPVGPGGSDG; encoded by the coding sequence GTGGCCACCGGCGACCGGCATCCCCGGACCACGGTCGGCGCTCGACTGGTCGTCGCCGTGTGCCTGGCCGGATACGTCCTGGCGATCTACTGGGTGCTGGTCCTCGGCGGCGGGATGCTGCTCGGGAGCCGTCCTCCGAGCGTGCCGCTGGCCGTGGTCGCGACCGCGGTCGTCGCCGTGACCTTCGAACCCGTCCGCCGGCACCTGTCCCGGCGCTGGCTGACCTCGCCGTACGACGTGCTCGCCGAGTTCAGCCACCAGGTCGCCGGCGCGGCGGCAACGGCCGAGCTGGGGCCGCGGATGGCGCGGCTGGTCGCCGAGGCGACCGGTTCCCGCCGGGTGGAGGTGTGGCTGCGTCGTGAGGACTCCGCCGACGAGGACCTCGCCGCGCGCTGGCCCTCCGACGCGGACCCCATCCCGACCTCCGGGGCGGGGGTGCAGCGCCACGACGTCCGGCACGCAGGTGAGGTGATCGGCCACGTCGTCCGGGACGCGGGCGGGGCGTCCACCCGCCTGAGCCCGGTGGAGCAGCGTCTCCTCGAGGACCTGCTGGCCTCGGCCGGCCTGGCGCTGCGCAACCTCGTGCTGACGGCCGGACTGCAGCGCCACATCGAGCAGACCGTCGAGCGCTCGGCCGAGCTGCGGGCCTCCCGGCAGCGGATCGTGGCGGCCTCGGACGTCGCTCGCCGCCGCCTGGAGCGCGACATCCACGACGGAGCGCAGCAGCACCTGGTGGCGCTCACCGTGAACCTCGGTCTCGCGGCCACCCTGGCCGGTCGCGATCCCACCCGCGCCGCCGCACTGGTCGCGGAGCTGCGGCCGGCCGCCCAGGCGGCGCTGGCCACGCTGGAGCAGCTGTCGCGAGGGGTGTACCCGCGACTGCTGGCCGAGGCGGGACTGGCCGAGGCGTTGCGAGGCGCGTGGGCGACCAGCCCCGTGCCGGTGCAGGTGGTGGACCGGACCGAGCGACGGTTCCCCGCCGAGGTGGAGTCGGCCGCCTACTTCTGCTGCCTCGAGGCCGTGCAGAACGCGGTCAAGCACTCCCGACCGACGTCCGTACAGGTGCGGCTGGCAGGGACCGGTCCGGCGCTGTCCTTCGAGGTGCGCGACGACGGCACGGGCTTCGACCCCACCGGCGCGCTGCACGGGGCGGGTCTGGCGAACATGCGCGACCGGGTCGAGTCGCTCGGGGGCACGCTGACGATGGACAGCCGGCCGGACGCCGGCACACGGGTCCGGGGCCGGGTACCGGTCCCGGTGGGGCCGGGTGGCTCCGATGGCTGA
- a CDS encoding response regulator yields MAQVRVLIVDDQAPFRRAAAAVVESTDPFVVVGTAESGESCLVAARTLQPDLVLMDVGLPGIDGMEATRRLATLARRPVVVLVSTHDEDEFGDGARSCGAVAYIKKSAFGPDRLAAAWALGSSGSTARSSTPPPGPSTSSR; encoded by the coding sequence GTGGCCCAGGTGCGGGTGCTCATCGTCGACGACCAGGCGCCCTTCCGGCGAGCCGCGGCCGCCGTGGTGGAGTCGACCGACCCGTTCGTCGTGGTGGGCACGGCCGAGTCGGGGGAGAGCTGCCTGGTCGCCGCGCGGACCCTGCAGCCGGACCTGGTGCTCATGGACGTGGGCCTGCCGGGGATCGACGGCATGGAGGCGACGCGCCGCCTCGCGACGCTGGCCCGCCGTCCGGTCGTGGTGCTGGTGTCCACGCACGACGAGGACGAGTTCGGTGACGGTGCCCGCTCGTGCGGAGCCGTGGCCTACATCAAGAAGTCGGCCTTCGGGCCCGACCGGCTCGCCGCAGCCTGGGCGCTCGGTTCCAGCGGCAGCACGGCCCGGAGCTCCACGCCCCCTCCGGGGCCGTCCACCTCGTCGAGGTGA
- a CDS encoding GNAT family N-acetyltransferase has protein sequence METTVVDVPERGRFEVRVGDRVVGLASYHVENGTMALPHTEVDPSMGGRGLGKVLVSGVLDAARERGLTVLPYCSFVRHYIEQHPETLDLVADEDKPHFGLATADH, from the coding sequence ATGGAGACCACGGTGGTGGACGTCCCCGAGCGGGGACGGTTCGAGGTGCGGGTCGGCGACCGCGTCGTCGGGTTGGCCAGTTACCACGTCGAGAACGGGACGATGGCCCTGCCGCACACCGAGGTGGACCCGAGCATGGGTGGCCGCGGTCTCGGCAAGGTCCTGGTCAGCGGGGTCCTCGACGCCGCCCGCGAGCGCGGGCTCACCGTCCTGCCCTACTGCTCCTTCGTGCGCCACTACATCGAGCAGCACCCCGAGACGCTGGACCTGGTCGCCGACGAGGACAAGCCGCACTTCGGCCTGGCCACCGCCGACCACTGA